GAGGCGTGGTACCTCCACGTCTTCAACGAGAACCAGCCCGACCTGAACTGGCGCAATCCCGACGTGCGCGAGGCGGTCAAAGGGGTCGTCACCTGGTGGGTCGAGCAGGGCATCGACGGGTTCCGGATGGACGCTATCAGCCACCTCTCGAAGCCCGAGGGCTACCCCGCGGGCGACCCCGACGAGCCCGGCCCCTCGGGCTCGGAACACTACACCTTCGGCCCGCGGCTCGGCGAGTACCTCGACGAACTCGGAACGGTCGTCCCCGACGGGGCGATGTCTGCCGGCGAGATGGGCGGCGCCGACGCCGACGACGCACGGGAGTTCGTCCAGCGGGGCGACTGCCTGGACATGGTGTTCCACTTCGACCACCTCGACGTGGACCAGGCCGACGACTGGACCGACGACAACTGGGGCGAGTGGAGCCTCCCCGAGTTCGAGGAGCTGATGACCCGCAACCAGCGCGAAGTCGCCGAGCCGGCGTGGGACGCACTCTTCCTCGGTAACCACGACCACCCGCGGATCGTCTCGCGGTTCGGCGACGAGTCCGAGCGCCGTCGCTCCGCGACCTGCATCGCCACGTTCCTGCTGACGATGCGGGGCACGCCCTACCTCTACCAGGGCCAGGAACTCGGGATGACGAACGCCGAGTTCGACGACCTCTCGGAGATCGACGACGCGATGACGGTCGGCCTCGTCGAGGACATGCTCGAATCCGGCACGGTCGACTCCTTCGACGACGTGCGCGAAGCGGTCAACTACCGCAGCCGCGACCACGCCCGGACGCCGATGCAGTGGGCCGACGACGAGGCGGCCGGCTTCTCGGAGGGCGACCCGTGGCTCCCCGTCAACGACAACTACGACGAGATCAACGCCGCCGAGGCCCGCGCCGACGACGAGTCCGTGTTCCACCACTACCGGCGGCTGATCGACCTCCGCGAGGACGACCCCGTCTTCGTCTACGGCGACTACGACACCCTCGTCGCCGACGACGAACAGTTCTACGCGTTCACTCGCGAACTCGACGGCGAGCGCCGCCTGGTCGTCTGCAACTGGTCCGACGAGCCGGCGACGTTCGCGCCGGCCGACTTCACGGCGGACGACACGGAAGTCCTCCTCGCCAACTACGACGACGCCCCGACCGACCCGGTCGGCGCGACCTTCCGCCCGTTCGAGGCCGTCGTCTACGCGTACTGAGTCCCACGGCCGGGTCCGCTCCGACCTCCGATTCCTCGGCCGTCGTTCGGCTCCGCAGTCAGTACCCCGTTCCGAGGTACGTGTGAACCGCCTCGCCAGATTCGAGCACGTCGGCGAGCG
This DNA window, taken from Halosimplex litoreum, encodes the following:
- a CDS encoding glycoside hydrolase family 13 protein, producing MTQQRQTQNSRIDREWWKEAVVYQVYPRSFNDSDGDGIGDIPGITERVDYLDDLGVDVVWLSPVYDSPNHDNGYDIRDYRAINEEFGDMADWERLRDELHDRDMKLIMDLVVNHTSNEHEWFQRSRREEGEYADYYHWVEGEPDEPPNDWESLFGGSAWSWDDEREAWYLHVFNENQPDLNWRNPDVREAVKGVVTWWVEQGIDGFRMDAISHLSKPEGYPAGDPDEPGPSGSEHYTFGPRLGEYLDELGTVVPDGAMSAGEMGGADADDAREFVQRGDCLDMVFHFDHLDVDQADDWTDDNWGEWSLPEFEELMTRNQREVAEPAWDALFLGNHDHPRIVSRFGDESERRRSATCIATFLLTMRGTPYLYQGQELGMTNAEFDDLSEIDDAMTVGLVEDMLESGTVDSFDDVREAVNYRSRDHARTPMQWADDEAAGFSEGDPWLPVNDNYDEINAAEARADDESVFHHYRRLIDLREDDPVFVYGDYDTLVADDEQFYAFTRELDGERRLVVCNWSDEPATFAPADFTADDTEVLLANYDDAPTDPVGATFRPFEAVVYAY